Proteins from a genomic interval of Oncorhynchus nerka isolate Pitt River linkage group LG13, Oner_Uvic_2.0, whole genome shotgun sequence:
- the LOC115139991 gene encoding protein turtle homolog A-like isoform X1: MGLERLWLLGVTTAVALCLLRTSQGVEAVVRARVGGTAELSCSLTPPSTGATTPNLFPLNVVEWVRLGYNVPILIKFGVYAPRVHPNYKGRVSLTRGASLLVEGLSLEDEGWFECRILLLDRTTDEFRNGTWTFLSITAPPVFIKTPPTFVEVLQGDSLALSCGAHGNPRPTVIWHKDETPIEKHEKMEVLNGTLSLVTVTRETSGMYKCQVSNSEGNLTHTTQLQVKGPPLIIIAPEDTTLNISQDAVLQCQAEAYPSNLTYEWWKQGQNVYHIEYLKTRVKILVDGTLLIPSLVPEDTGNYTCIPTNGLMTSPSASAHLKVKHPARVGRMPRETYLPTGMGGVIFCPVQAEPPMIFVNWTKDGNNLNLDNFPGWLVNAEGSVFIATANDNAVGMYTCTAYNSYGTMGQSEPTKVILQDPPSFSVSPRAEYLQEVGGELVIPCEADGNPSPNITWSKVGPIPRSPYTVLSNGSLLLKPLSKDHQGGWECLATNRVATVGTATVVLVLGTSPHAASSVSVSTGMNQANVSWEPGFDGGYTQKFTVWVKQTSRGKHEWGSISVSTSKSHLLVTGLLAGTSYQFSVLSQNKLGSGPFSEITSVRTQALPTYPPTVVTSLPTLNPPLFLSANRTVLGIVLQWYPPESQATLLTGYVLQARRDRGQWVILNSAVKTNQSELLVQGLLRDCIYDLRLMSRSNKLLSEPSESVNVNTTGMEMYPVQPGFLEFVPEPLLAGVLGGVCFLFVAIILSLVTACVMSHRRAHRRRKRRDDQPSAFQKSLSPEARSPSDSPDSVLKIKFCPPLSFFPNSSSSQADRSSFNKGSRGEYQDQRRQLLSSSTPPPHYTLFESHLGGKAPSPSALESILRGPDGRFIVQPLPEAPTLSNMKTVFLQTQNNRGDSGTGSNRTSFRDSPKSSSLSSERGEGKDSPLTVEVTELSKPPASPGRVRAMARNFSRHGCFYSDDEQGFSEALLERASFHSDRSEKRVCDSLKRYRSGHPEDIFPSLGRTARLLEMDRHHLADYQPMERESQLTNASTLVSQIDTSEQKQDNLRKCRQLAKEREMMERELDNYNASQREREWEKEENQLEKATSPNRELGSSGAEDPIWKPQDITLRPKAHRASGQTHQLSDYRRACYFGNTSSPMDRLSSYIQWDISPVTSISSLVPVQSPLESTTPRSQYPHQRHAGLSMEDSLHVDCSRCPVTQCTSPSQLSTTSERPPISQGTDRNVGRARSRSPDRTVEREQDMYRRRSMVEEGWRETKEPGGGDLKPRSSFAYGTQHLEPTAERSVSAERVRATGSGQPYPGTAPYSLSERTETMDDRERLNQIPSGCSTLPYGYSTLLHKAGAKGKVRGDQIRDDPQSSLSNHELEREGVRACSRSDRALFSDSPSQISPLTLLEACESDQSQFSAARITESFKNKPATQAPKMSPLQTSAILEYLSLPGFIEMSVDNPGDESELTDTACKSVEPQTDTSLEGKPDVVPKNWDVHVQEKLEKSSSQNTVSFLENRHFVGPAGTSKATEKPDYRYSLQVQARDSSHSAAIPDRSKTLAPGSEYTGNYRYYEQSQPLISQKTTGSERPPTRIGLSPAQTLASAAKSMAEVVFKHTNTFAGKPESASEQFQRLHSQGNGTNKIASRIYQHPAPFIKKSLSIGPCRTLSGMGQPRPFIKKSISLGSQKWEHFERPRTYVSEKCYWDEFPNPDVRVKSYSLGRTPASSFSRPDPSWRDGVQFRQPSVGSLEKPLNADRSLERLQYDRSLASSSYTYLSPSMYPPRQPPVSVRLDLSDPCRQASAYPDAATSPITYQDTLRSVEQRYVSMNSSIPQYLPRLDQYLPRLDQYPPRPDQYTPRPGMRGDYPRPMESKRGQPRPNLPRMYSWPSPYHGGPFPARDVDSHREAERGTGKGAGAEAEMSDNREGWRASYASQSSGRGSVGLLRQSLSITPVLLSSPETTEESETQRHRAEMDLREWRKKRRNTSVDESYEWDSADVCVDLEVLEAMKPQAGVGKGRGQGRHDRVLSVAGLQDLYRKGPPPSVSPPVSNLPHCQYTHSLSEARFNALRLEYQEYRRSQGSSCTSDPCLPPSRHRL, from the exons GCCGTGTGTCTCTGACCCGGGGGGCCTCGCTGCTGGTGGAGGGGCTGAGTCTGGAGGACGAGGGCTGGTTTGAGTGTCGCATCCTGCTCCTGGACCGCACCACAGACGAGTTCCGCAACGGCACCTGGACCTTTCTCTCCATCACAG CCCCACCTGTGTTTATCAAGACTCCGCCTACCTTTGTAGAAGTCTTGCAAGGGGATTCCCTGGCCCTCAGCTGTGGTGCTCATGGCAATCCTCGACCAACTGTTATCTGGCATAAAGATGAGACCCCAATTGAGAAACATGAAAAGATGGAG gtgCTCAATGGCACCTTGTCTTTGGTCACCGTcaccagagagacatcaggaatGTATAAATGTCAGGTGTCCAACTCGGAAGGAAATCTGACCCATACTACCCAGCTGCAGGTCAAAG GTCCTCCACTCATCATTATCGCCCCAGAGGACACCACCCTCAACATATCCCAGGATGCAGTTCTACAGTGCCAAGCTGAGGCCTATCCCTCCAACCTCACCTATGAGTGGTGGAAACAGGGACAGAATGTCTACCATATAGA GTATCTTAAGACACGTGTGAAGATCCTAGTGGACGGCACACTCCTCATCCCTAGTCTTGTCCCAGAGGACACTGGGAATTACACCTGTATACCAACCAATGGGCTGATGACCTCACCCTCTGCCTCAGCACACCTCAAAGTCAAAC aCCCTGCCAGGGTGGGCCGGATGCCCAGGGAGACGTATCTACCTACGGGCATGGGAGGAGTCATCTTCTGCCCAGTCCAGGCTGAGCCCCCCATGATCTTTGTCAACTGGACCAAAGATGGGAACAATTTAAACCTTGACAAT TTCCCTGGCTGGTTGGTGAACGCCGAGGGCTCTGTGTTTATAGCCACAGCTAATGACAATGCAGTGGGTATGTACACCTGTACTGCCTATAACAGCTACGGGACCATGGGACAGTCTGAACCCACTAAGGTTATCCTGCAG GACCCACCCTCATTCTCGGTGTCCCCTCGTGCTGAGTACCTGCAGGAGGTGGGCGGGGAGCTGGTCATCCCCTGTGAAGCTGATGGAAACCCCTCTCCCAATATCACCTGGAGCAAG GTTGGTCCCATTCCTCGCTCCCCATACACTGTTCTGTCCAATGGCTCCCTCCTCTTGAAGCCTCTCAGCAAAGATCATCAGGGGGGCTGGGAGTGCCTCGCCACCAACCGTGTGGCCACCGTTGGCACTGCCACTGTGGTCTTGGTGCTGG GCACCAGCCCTCATGCTGCCTCATCTGTATCAGTCAGTACTGGGATGAACCAGGCCAATGTGTCCTGGGAACCTGGCTTTGATGGAGGATACACCCAGAAGTTTACTGTCTG GGTCAAGCAGACCTCCAGAGGGAAACATGAGTGGGGATCTATCTCCGTGTCCACTTCCAAGTCTCACTTGTTGGTGACAGGGCTGCTGGCTGGCACCAGCTACCAGTTCAGTGTCCTTTCTCAGAACAAACTGGGCTCTGGACCCTTCAGTGAAATTACCTCTGTCAGGACGCAGG CCCTGCCAACATATCCACCGACAGTGGTGACCAGTCTACCAACTCTCAACCCTCCCTTGTTCCTGTCAGCCAATCGGACAGTGCTGGGGATTGTCCTGCAGTGGTATCCTCCTGAGTCTCAGGCCACACTACTCACTGGGTATGTCCTCCAGGCTCGGAGGGACAGAGGCCAATGGGTCATTCTCAACAGTGCTGTGAAGACCAACCAGAGTGAACTACTGGTGCAAGGATTACTGAGG GACTGCATTTATGATCTGAGATTGATGTCTCGCAGTAACAAACTACTGAGTGAGCCCAGCGAGTCTGTCAATGTGAACACCACAG GGATGGAGATGTACCCTGTCCAGCCAGGCTTCTTGGAGTTTGTCCCTGAGCCCCTATTGGCTGGTGTGTTGGGTGGAGTGTGCTTCCTGTTCGTGGCAATCATCCTCTCCTTGGTGACAGCCTGTGTTATGAGTCACAGAAGAGCCCATCGGCgcaggaagaggagagatg ATCAACCCTCTGCCTTCCAGAAGAGTCTTTCTCCAGA AGCTCGCTCGCCTTCTGACAGCCCCGACAGCGTCCTGAAGATCAAGTTTTGTCCTCCCCTGTCTTTCTTCCCCAACTCCTCGTCTTCCCAGGCTGATCGTTCCTCCTTCAATAAAGGCAGCCGTGGAGAGTACCAGGACCAGCGCAGGCAGCTCCTGTCCAGCTCTACTCCCCCACCACATTACACCCTCTTTGAGAGCCACCTGGGAGGTAAGGCCCCCTCACCCTCTGCTCTGGAGTCCATCTTAAGAGGCCCAGATGGACGTTTCATTGTCCAACCCCTGCCAGAGGCGCCTACTCTTTCCAACATGAAGACAGTCTTCCTACAAACCCAAAACAATAGGGGAGACAGCGGCACAGGGAGCAACCGGACATCTTTCAGAGACTCTCCGAAGTCCAGCAGTCTGAGctctgagaggggagagggaaaggactCCCCCCTGACAGTGGAGGTTACAGAACTCAGCAAGCCCCCTGCCTCCCCGGGCAGAGTGAGGGCAATGGCCAGGAACTTTTCCCGTCACGGCTGCTTCTACTCTGATGACGAGCAGGGCTTCTCAGAGGCTCTGCTGGAGAGAGCCAGTTTCCACTCTGATAGGAGTGAGAAGAGAGTCTGTGACTCCCTGAAAAGATACCGATCTGGGCACCCAGAGGACATCTTCCCCAGCCTGGGCAGGACAGCCAGACTGCTGGAGATGGACAGGCATCACCTAGCAGATTACCAacccatggagagagagagccagctgACTAACGCCAGCACACTGGTCTCACAGATTGACACAAGTGAACAAAAGCAGGATAACCTCAGAAAGTGTCGGCAGCTGGccaaagagagggagatgatggAAAGGGAGCTGGATAACTATAATGCCAGCCAGAGGGAAAGGgagtgggagaaagaggagaaccaGCTTGAAAAGGCAACAAGCCCTAACAGAGAACTGGGCAGTTCAGGGGCTGAGGATCCTATATGGAAGCCACAGGACATTACCTTACGTCCCAAAGCCCACCGGGCGTCCGGGCAGACCCATCAGCTGTCGGACTATAGGAGGGCCTGCTACTTTGGGAACACCAGCAGCCCAATGGACCGGCTCTCTTCCTACATCCAATGGGACATCAGCCCAGTCACCTCCATCAGCAGCCTTGTTCCAGTGCAGAGCCCCTTAGAGAGCACCACGCCAAGATCCCAATATCCTCACCAACGTCATGCTGGGCTGTCTATGGAGGACTCACTACATGTGGACTGCTCACGCTGCCCAGTCACTCAATGCACCTCTCCATCTCAGCTCTCCACTACCTCAGAAAGACCACCTATCAGTCAAGGAACAGACAGAAACGTAGGCAGAGCCAGGTCAAGGAGTCCTGACAGAACTGTAGAAAGAGAGCAGGACATGTATCGTAGAAGGTCTATGGttgaggagggctggagggagacaaAAGAGCCAGGGGGAGGTGACTTAAAACCAAGATCGTCCTTTGCTTATGGTACACAGCATCTGGAGCCAACAGCTGAAAGATCTGTTTCAGCAGAGCGAGTGAGGGCCACAGGTTCTGGCCAGCCATACCCAGGCACTGCACCATATAGTCTGTCtgagagaacagagacaatgGATGATAGGGAGAGATTAAATCAAATTCCCTCTGGTTGCTCTACCTTGCCATATGGTTACTCTACCTTGCTCCACAAAGCAGGGGCCAAAGGGAAAGTGAGAGGTGATCAAATTAGGGATGACCCTCAGAGTTCACTGTCAAATCatgagctggagagagagggtgtcaGGGCATGCTCCAGGAGTGATAGGGCTCTTTTTAGTGACAGCCCCAGTCAAATTTCCCCCTTAACTCTTCTGGAAGCGTGTGAGAGCGATCAgtcccagttctctgctgctagaATAACAGAGTCTTTCAAGAATAAGCCGGCAACCCAGGCACCCAAAATGTCCCCACTACAAACAAGTGCAATTCTGGAGTATTTGAGCCTCCCGGGTTTCATTGAGATGAGTGTGGACAACCCTGGGGATGAATCTGAACTCACAGACACTGCTTGCAAAAGCGTAGAGCCACAGACAGACACTTCTCTGGAAGGTAAGCCAGACGTGGTTCCAAAAAACTGGGATGTTCATGTGCAGGAGAAGCTAGAGAAAAGTTCAAGCCAAAACACAGTTTCTTTTTTAGAAAACAGACACTTTGTTGGTCCAGCAGGAACTTCAAAGGCAACTGAGAAGCCAGACTATAGATACTCTCTGCAAGTGCAAGCAAGAGATTCAAGCCACAGTGCTGCAATTCCAGACAGGTCCAAAACACTAGCACCCGGGTCAGAATACACGGGGAATTATCGTTATTATGAGCAGTCACAACCACTTATTAGTCAAAAGACAACAGGCTCAGAGAGACCACCAACGAGAATTGGTTTAAGTCCAGCCCAGACGTTGGCTAGTGCAGCTAAAAGCATGGCAGAAGTTGTGTTTAAACACACTAATACTTTTGCAGGGAAACCAGAGTCAGCTTCAGAACAATTCCAAAGACTTCATTCTCAGGGCAACGGGACTAATAAAATAGCCTCTAGGATCTATCAACACCCTGCACCGTTCATCAAGAAATCTCTGAGCATTGGGCCCTGCAGAACTCTTTCAGGCATGGGACAGCCTCGTCCATTCATAAAAAAGTCCATCAGCTTAGGGTCACAGAAATGGGAGCATTTTGAAAGACCAAGGACTTATGTCTCAGAGAAATGTTACTGGGATGAGTTCCCAAACCCAGACGTCCGGGTCAAATCGTATAGTTTAGGACGCACCCCTGCATCCTCCTtttccagaccagacccctcgTGGCGGGACGGGGTCCAGTTTAGACAGCCGAGTGTAGGAAGCTTGGAGAAGCCTCTGAATGCTGACAGATCCTTGGAAAGGCTTCAGTATGACAGATCCCTAGCCAGCTCTTCCTATACCTACCTCAGCCCCTCCATGTACCCACCAAGACAACCCCCAGTCTCTGTTAGACTAGACTTATCAGACCCGTGTAGACAGGCCAGTGCTTATCCTGATGCCGCCACGTCGCCTATCACATATCAGGATACTCTGAGGTCTGTAGAGCAAAGATATGTCTCTATGAACTCCTCAATACCCCAGTACCTACCTAGACTAGACCAGTACCTACCCAGACTAGACCAGTACccacccagaccagaccagtacacacCCAGACCAGGCATGAGGGGAGACTACCCCAGACCGATGGAGTCCAAGAGGGGCCAACCGAGGCCCAACCTGCCCCGGATGTATAGCTGGCCTTCACCCTACCATGGTGGCCCTTTCCCAGCCAGGGATGTAGACAGtcatagagaggcagagagagggacagggaaggGGGCAGGAGCTGAGGCAGAGATGAGCGACAACAGGGAAGGATGGAGGGCCAGTTATGCCAGTCAGAGCAGTGGGAGAGGTAGCGTTGGCCTCCTCCGTCAGTCCCTCTCTATCACTCCCGTCCTTCTCAGCTCCCCGGAGACAACAGAGGAAagtgagacacagagacacagagctgaGATGGATCTACGTGAGTGGAGAAAAAAAAG AAGGAACACATCAGTAGATGAGAGTTATGAGTGGGATTCTGCTGATGTCTGTGTGGATTTGGAAGTCCTGGAGGCCATGAAGCCACAGGCGGGGGTAGGGAAGGGCAGGGGCCAGGGCAGACATGATCGAGTCCTTTCTGTGGCTGGCCTTCAGGACCTCTACAGGAAAG GCCCTCCTCCCTCAGTCAGTCCACCAGTTTCCAACCTACCTCACTGCCAATACACCCACTCCCTAAGTGAGGCGCGCTTCAATGCACTCCGCCTGGAGTACCAGGAGTACAGGCGCTCTCAGGGATCCTCCTGCACCAGtgatccctgcctgcctccctcccgaCACAGACTCTGA